The genome window CTGGCCGAGGGCGTCGTAGACATCCACGGTCACGGTGTCGGCGTGACCCGTCAACGCGTAGTTCAGGTTGTGTGTCTGTTCCGCTTCATGCGCCACGCTGTTGCCCTGCACGTCCACCTGCTTGCCGATCATGTTGATCATGGAAGAGTTGGTGGCTGCCTGTTGTGAGTCGATCAACTTTTGAATGTTGGTATTGACGTTGGTCATCTGTTCCAGCGCACTGAACTGGGCCAACTGCGCGCTGAACTCCTGGCCGTCCATCGGGTTCAGCGGATTCTGGTTGCTGAGCTGGGCGATCATGAGTTTCATGAAGTCATCTTTGCCCAGCGTGTTCTGGGCGCTGGTGGGCGCGGTGGATTTGTTCGTTTCCGCGTGCGGGAGAATGCCTTCCAACATGGCCGAAGCCTCCTATGTTATGCGAATAAACTGATCGTTTGCGACTCGCTGAAAAACCGGGGCTGTGTGAAGATAGTTTCTTCCACGGCTTCGTGCGATTCGATGTTGTCCGCCGTTTCAAACGGACGGAATGCATGCACGCCTTCCTGCCGTTGGTGAGGCGACTGTCCCTGATTGTTACCGCCGACGAGTACGGTGAAGGTGTCCACTTTCATGCCCTGGCTGTGCATGCTGTCTTTCAACTGAGCTAGGCTGTTCTCGATGGCCTGCTTGGCCGCGTGATTTTCCGCCACCAGCGTGGCCCGCACGGTTTCGCCCGCGGATGAAACATTCAGGCGCACGGTGCCGAGCGAAGGCGGATCGAGTTTGACATGCACTTCCCGATGATTGCCGAAATTGCGGAACGTCACTTTTTCGATGATCTGGGTAGCGACCGGTTTTTCGACGCCGCCACGCGCGCTGTACGTTTCCGCCAGCATCGGTTTGAAGCCGGTGCTGGCTTTTTCAGAAGATGCACCGACGGGGTGCGAGCCCGGCGTGGTGGGTGTGCCTTCGCCCCCGGTGGACACGTTTTGGACCGTCGGGTTGGGCGCGGACCCCGTCTGCGCGGTGGTCATGGCGGGTTTCGGATTCACGGCCGCTGTGGCCGCAGCTTGCACGGGGTTCGGGGTTTGGGCCTTGCCCTCATGCGTCAGGTTGGAGCCGGTCCTGGAATCGGATTTGTCTCCCACCAGTTCGTTGAGGGATTTCCGGTTCGGATCGGTGGCCTGTGTGTCGAGAGTGATTTTGGGTTCGCGCGAAGGCGTGGCCGGCTCGGTTTGCGATTCGGCAATGGGGTGGCCCGCGCCTTTGGTTTTGGAGAGGCTCTGCGCCAGTTGGGCCAGCACGATGCGGCCATCCACCTTGGAATCGGCGCCGCCGGTGCCACGCGCCTGGTCGATGATTTTCTGTGCTTCGGTTTCGGTCAATCCCGCTTTCATCAACGCGTCGATGACTTTCTTTTCGAGAACGGATGCGCCTGCGCTGTTTGCCTGCGCCGTCTGGAGGCTTACGCCGTCTTCCGCACTTTCAGACTGGACGTTCTGGAGCGCCTGCAACAGGCCATGCAAGGCCTGCAGGAAGGAGCCGCCCTGTCCGCCTTCCGCACCGTCGCCGTTCAAGGCGTCGATCAATGAGTCGAGAACATCGGGGTCCAGGTCCATGTCACGCAATCGTTCGATCAACAGATCTTTGGACGCGTTGCCGTTCGGCCCCTGAACCAGGTTCATCAGGGCGAGGTCGGGATTGGTTTTGAGTTCATTGAGTCGTTGCAGGAGCGCATCCAGACCGGCGGGAGCCTGTTCCCCGGTCAACGCAGTGAGATCCGTTCCCGACAAGTCCGCGAGCACCGGGTTCCCTTGCAGGCCTTTGCCGTTTTGCA of Nitrospina watsonii contains these proteins:
- a CDS encoding flagellar hook assembly protein FlgD; this encodes MLEGILPHAETNKSTAPTSAQNTLGKDDFMKLMIAQLSNQNPLNPMDGQEFSAQLAQFSALEQMTNVNTNIQKLIDSQQAATNSSMINMIGKQVDVQGNSVAHEAEQTHNLNYALTGHADTVTVDVYDALGQLVRTLSGTGGEGNNTALWDGLDQSGNAVNPGNYTFTVKAIDPSGNSVDSQTFTKGSVSEVLFEEDGTYAIVNGQKISSDSISRVSL
- a CDS encoding flagellar hook-length control protein FliK, with protein sequence MDTQNKNLVSQLMSAVPKPSVSGFQPGGKEPGAPDFDAFIRNDSRTARNDFHTDHAGNRAQTFDRTGSRTRQQEFTSSRESEARQKPGVTETRQHPSSQFHESRRTTTENPSISQKDAGHGAFSNTQSQSQPHGSAYHADTSGNEAKGPQFDSQNRGTQAATLQTLMALLQNGKGLQGNPVLADLSGTDLTALTGEQAPAGLDALLQRLNELKTNPDLALMNLVQGPNGNASKDLLIERLRDMDLDPDVLDSLIDALNGDGAEGGQGGSFLQALHGLLQALQNVQSESAEDGVSLQTAQANSAGASVLEKKVIDALMKAGLTETEAQKIIDQARGTGGADSKVDGRIVLAQLAQSLSKTKGAGHPIAESQTEPATPSREPKITLDTQATDPNRKSLNELVGDKSDSRTGSNLTHEGKAQTPNPVQAAATAAVNPKPAMTTAQTGSAPNPTVQNVSTGGEGTPTTPGSHPVGASSEKASTGFKPMLAETYSARGGVEKPVATQIIEKVTFRNFGNHREVHVKLDPPSLGTVRLNVSSAGETVRATLVAENHAAKQAIENSLAQLKDSMHSQGMKVDTFTVLVGGNNQGQSPHQRQEGVHAFRPFETADNIESHEAVEETIFTQPRFFSESQTISLFA